In the genome of Methanobrevibacter sp., one region contains:
- a CDS encoding dihydroorotase family protein yields MFDLVLKNLKLLDYSDGVSLAIEDGKIAKISKSSIEGDKEIDLNGQLVLPGLIDPHVHFRDPGLTYKEDFRTGSMAAAHGGFTFVMDMPNTVPKTNTYKAFKEKQKIAESKSVVNFGLHAGYSTLEEMEKILELNPMSFKVFMDLENDDDLDKIFEDISNLSKKPIVTVHAEKRDIVLDSTEKLQEESEAIAYSYGRPAEAEDASVLQAIELSKKHGVDLHICHLSTRNAMNLAISNNISFEFTPHHLLYDNTAFNEFGTLIKTNPPLREKGKNITVKYLDGNSMIGTDHAPHSLEEKTKGVWDSSPGIPSLETVLSLLLTEVNRSNLDLNLIPKIFSENAAKRFNLENKGFIKEGFDADLVVVDLNKEGVFDMDNFYTKAEYSPFDGLSYKGKATMTIVNGEIIMEDDVLIG; encoded by the coding sequence ATGTTTGATTTAGTTTTAAAAAATCTTAAGTTATTGGATTATTCTGATGGAGTGTCTTTAGCTATTGAAGATGGAAAGATAGCAAAAATATCAAAATCTTCAATTGAAGGAGATAAGGAGATAGATCTTAACGGACAGTTGGTATTGCCTGGCCTTATTGACCCTCATGTTCATTTTAGAGATCCTGGATTAACCTATAAGGAAGATTTCAGGACTGGGTCAATGGCTGCTGCACATGGTGGTTTTACATTTGTCATGGATATGCCTAACACTGTTCCTAAAACCAATACATATAAGGCATTTAAGGAAAAGCAAAAGATTGCAGAGTCCAAATCTGTAGTCAATTTCGGGCTTCATGCAGGATATTCCACACTTGAGGAGATGGAAAAAATCCTTGAGCTCAATCCTATGTCCTTTAAAGTCTTTATGGACTTGGAGAATGATGATGATTTGGATAAGATTTTTGAAGACATTTCCAATTTAAGCAAAAAACCAATTGTAACAGTCCATGCAGAAAAAAGAGATATTGTTTTAGATTCAACTGAAAAATTGCAGGAAGAGAGTGAAGCCATTGCATATAGCTATGGTAGGCCTGCAGAGGCTGAAGATGCATCAGTTCTTCAAGCCATTGAACTTTCTAAAAAGCATGGAGTGGATTTGCATATTTGTCATTTAAGCACTAGAAATGCAATGAATTTGGCAATTTCCAATAATATCAGCTTTGAATTCACTCCTCATCACTTATTATATGACAATACTGCATTCAATGAATTCGGCACACTCATAAAAACCAATCCTCCTTTAAGGGAAAAAGGCAAAAACATTACAGTAAAGTATTTGGATGGAAATTCAATGATAGGTACTGATCATGCCCCTCACAGTTTGGAAGAGAAGACCAAAGGAGTTTGGGATTCAAGTCCAGGCATTCCTTCATTGGAAACCGTTTTATCCCTATTGCTGACTGAGGTCAATAGATCAAATCTCGACTTGAATCTGATTCCAAAAATATTTTCAGAAAATGCTGCCAAAAGGTTTAATCTTGAAAACAAGGGGTTCATCAAGGAAGGATTCGATGCAGATTTGGTAGTGGTTGATTTAAATAAGGAGGGAGTCTTTGATATGGACAATTTCTATACAAAAGCGGAATACTCTCCATTCGATGGTCTTTCATATAAGGGAAAAGCAACCATGACAATAGTCAATGGGGAAATAATTATGGAAGATGATGTTTTAATCGGATAA
- a CDS encoding 4Fe-4S binding protein: protein MIVFNEDSCIKCGACEGVCPTAAIEVGDHIVYCDTCSEEPKCAEVCTKGALQVEDIAIDEEGNTQVRLIFNKTKCDECGDCVDACPSNTLKLDAEDSQLLKGFCVMCQKCVDICPVDVIGVPGVKEPASRVIEPEGRVYIDDCKGCGVCLAECPVDAITLSAYGEPIEVDEDKCIQCGVCSQSCPWNAIFIAENANPIKRTKDMKSFTLDAEACIGCNSCVDICPGKFITPKSDLTVALPEVCAACGLCVNVCPVDAIDLDVEYGASKFTATEGICRDEEKCLYDGGCALKCPTEAIKVVTKRGMEVPSRQKDMGEQSFVMCVRCGACANVCPNDALILDYVDKEIDGEVVSRDRIIFNPSKCDECGECIDACPYDMLHKAYKVNLPIAGFCTLCEQCIAKCTPEALFLK from the coding sequence ATGATAGTATTCAACGAAGATAGCTGTATTAAATGTGGAGCATGTGAAGGCGTTTGTCCTACAGCAGCTATTGAAGTAGGCGATCACATCGTTTACTGTGATACTTGTAGTGAAGAACCTAAATGTGCAGAAGTCTGTACCAAAGGCGCTTTACAAGTAGAAGACATAGCTATTGATGAAGAAGGAAACACTCAAGTTAGATTAATCTTTAACAAAACCAAATGTGATGAATGTGGAGATTGTGTAGACGCATGTCCTTCCAATACTCTTAAATTAGATGCAGAAGATTCTCAACTCCTTAAAGGATTCTGTGTAATGTGTCAAAAATGTGTTGACATTTGTCCTGTAGACGTTATCGGAGTTCCTGGAGTAAAAGAACCTGCAAGCAGAGTTATTGAACCAGAAGGCCGTGTATACATTGATGATTGTAAAGGATGTGGCGTATGTTTAGCTGAATGTCCTGTAGATGCAATCACCTTATCCGCTTACGGTGAACCTATCGAAGTGGATGAAGACAAATGTATCCAATGTGGAGTATGTTCACAATCCTGTCCATGGAACGCAATTTTCATCGCAGAAAATGCAAACCCTATCAAACGTACTAAAGACATGAAATCATTCACTTTAGACGCTGAAGCATGTATCGGTTGTAATTCCTGTGTTGACATTTGTCCTGGAAAATTCATTACTCCTAAATCTGACTTGACTGTAGCTCTTCCTGAAGTATGTGCTGCATGTGGTCTTTGTGTAAATGTATGTCCAGTAGATGCAATTGACTTAGATGTTGAATATGGAGCATCTAAATTCACCGCTACTGAAGGTATCTGTAGGGACGAAGAAAAATGTCTCTATGATGGTGGTTGTGCTTTAAAATGTCCTACTGAAGCTATAAAAGTAGTTACTAAAAGAGGAATGGAAGTACCTTCCCGTCAGAAAGACATGGGCGAGCAATCTTTCGTAATGTGTGTAAGATGTGGTGCTTGTGCAAATGTTTGTCCTAACGATGCATTAATCTTAGACTACGTAGACAAAGAAATTGATGGTGAAGTAGTATCTAGAGATAGAATCATCTTCAACCCATCTAAATGTGACGAATGTGGAGAATGTATTGACGCATGTCCATATGATATGTTACACAAAGCATACAAAGTTAACTTACCTATTGCTGGATTCTGTACACTCTGTGAACAATGTATCGCAAAATGTACTCCTGAAGCACTTTTCTTAAAATAG